A window of the Streptomyces sp. NBC_01351 genome harbors these coding sequences:
- a CDS encoding YbaK/EbsC family protein: MNALLGHFDDAQPAPDCLDLLTPPVAAAVRTLQGTVPAEQISYIDSDPAIADTGAFVERYGQDLLAQSANCVIVATKRGGESALAACLVPSAARVDVNGVVRRQLEVRKASFAAMDTAVELTGMEYGGITPIGLPADWPLLVDSAVVALPYVLIGSGRRRGKLVVPGRLFAELPGAVVLDGLGL, encoded by the coding sequence ATGAACGCTCTTCTCGGACACTTCGACGACGCCCAGCCCGCCCCTGACTGCCTCGACCTGCTGACCCCGCCCGTGGCCGCTGCGGTCCGTACCTTGCAGGGGACCGTCCCCGCCGAGCAGATCAGTTACATCGACTCCGACCCGGCCATCGCCGACACTGGCGCTTTCGTCGAGCGCTACGGCCAGGACCTGCTCGCGCAGTCGGCGAACTGCGTCATTGTCGCGACAAAGCGCGGCGGCGAGTCGGCGCTTGCCGCCTGCCTGGTCCCCTCCGCGGCCCGGGTCGACGTGAACGGGGTGGTTCGTCGCCAACTCGAAGTGCGCAAGGCCTCGTTCGCGGCTATGGATACCGCGGTGGAGCTGACCGGCATGGAGTACGGAGGCATTACACCGATCGGCCTGCCTGCGGACTGGCCGCTGCTTGTGGACTCGGCCGTGGTCGCCTTGCCGTATGTCCTGATCGGCAGTGGCCGTCGCCGCGGCAAGCTCGTCGTACCCGGCCGGCTCTTTGCGGAACTCCCGGGTGCGGTCGTGCTCGACGGTCTCGGCCTTTGA
- a CDS encoding transposase family protein, translating into MSASRCCGRLWMAMVLFMQTDAPFWDSLVFNGIDDVDVETATAAFGMVEVVARGRAAGAACPDCGRFSYRVHDRYQRKLKDLPLAEQGFEIRLTVRRFICGTADCPRRTFAEPFSRLAAPHARFTTRLNRALERVGLALAGRAGARLAPQLGFGAGRMTLLRRVMALPDPQFRLRVCWAWTISRSVAARPTPPS; encoded by the coding sequence GTGTCTGCCAGCCGCTGCTGCGGGCGGTTGTGGATGGCGATGGTGCTGTTCATGCAGACCGATGCACCGTTCTGGGACTCGCTGGTGTTCAACGGGATCGACGATGTGGATGTCGAGACGGCTACGGCCGCGTTCGGCATGGTCGAGGTGGTGGCGAGAGGTCGTGCCGCCGGGGCTGCATGTCCGGACTGCGGTCGCTTCTCGTACCGGGTCCACGACCGTTACCAGCGCAAGCTGAAGGACCTTCCGCTCGCTGAGCAGGGCTTTGAGATCCGGCTGACGGTCCGGCGCTTCATCTGCGGAACGGCGGACTGCCCGCGCCGGACGTTCGCCGAGCCGTTCTCCCGGCTGGCCGCCCCGCACGCAAGGTTCACGACTCGGCTCAACCGCGCCCTGGAGCGAGTGGGGCTCGCGCTGGCCGGGCGGGCAGGCGCTCGGCTGGCTCCCCAGCTGGGGTTCGGCGCGGGACGGATGACCTTGTTACGCAGGGTCATGGCACTGCCTGATCCGCAGTTCAGACTCCGCGTGTGCTGGGCGTGGACGATTTCGCGATCCGTCGCGGCCAGACCTACTCCACCGTCTTGA
- a CDS encoding helix-turn-helix domain-containing protein, which yields MWSVVSSGGVPARERFEWFSDLISREVMPSVLSSERPADFQAEAAALDLGELRLARFAFSPLRSRRTAAMIRRGDPEQYQLALMRQGVTSLSQHRNECTAGTNDFLVWDTSRPQEAELTGGGPVQVVVLQIPRDVLPLRSQRLDQLLARRIQGGRGMAAILASFLTALEDHGPQCTPEELRHLGTVALDLAAACLAQHLDSEEHLPAEVRAQALLQRIYGFIEHNLGDPELTPSTIAARHNISVRSLHQLFKGHEESVHVRIRRRRLEQCRSDLGRPDLGAHPVHTIAARWGFSGPVVFSRSFREAYGISPTEFRALSVKGSRADGSAL from the coding sequence ATGTGGTCAGTAGTGTCGTCGGGCGGGGTGCCCGCGAGGGAACGCTTCGAGTGGTTCTCCGATCTGATTTCGCGTGAGGTGATGCCCTCTGTGCTCAGCAGCGAGCGGCCCGCCGACTTCCAGGCCGAGGCTGCCGCACTGGACCTGGGAGAACTCCGTCTGGCGCGGTTCGCCTTTTCGCCCCTGCGTTCACGGCGCACAGCCGCGATGATCCGGCGCGGCGACCCCGAGCAGTATCAGCTGGCGCTGATGAGGCAGGGCGTCACGTCGTTGTCCCAGCACAGGAACGAGTGCACTGCCGGAACCAATGACTTCCTGGTGTGGGACACCTCGCGGCCCCAAGAGGCTGAGCTGACCGGTGGTGGCCCAGTACAGGTGGTCGTCCTCCAAATCCCCAGGGACGTTCTGCCGTTGCGCAGCCAACGCCTCGACCAACTGCTCGCCCGCCGCATACAGGGCGGTCGCGGCATGGCAGCAATCCTGGCCTCCTTCCTGACGGCCCTGGAAGACCACGGCCCCCAGTGCACACCAGAGGAGCTGCGTCATCTCGGCACGGTCGCCCTCGACCTTGCAGCCGCTTGCCTGGCCCAGCACCTGGACTCTGAGGAGCATCTTCCCGCCGAAGTCCGCGCACAGGCCCTGTTGCAGCGGATCTACGGCTTCATCGAGCACAACCTCGGCGACCCGGAGCTGACCCCTTCCACCATCGCCGCCCGCCACAACATCTCGGTGCGTAGTCTCCACCAGCTCTTCAAAGGCCACGAGGAGAGCGTCCACGTCCGGATCCGTCGGCGCCGCCTGGAGCAGTGCCGCTCCGACCTCGGCCGCCCCGATCTCGGTGCCCACCCGGTGCACACCATCGCCGCCCGCTGGGGCTTCAGCGGCCCGGTGGTCTTCAGCCGCTCGTTCCGCGAGGCGTACGGAATCAGCCCCACCGAGTTCCGCGCGCTGAGCGTTAAGGGATCCCGCGCTGACGGTTCAGCGCTGTGA
- a CDS encoding C40 family peptidase, producing MNLMKDYKGAPLLNVGGAGSQALRRAAARIGTPYAYGGGGPAGPGRGFCDDGNGFLRGRCAVSSTVGFDCSSLVQYAYWPHTQLPRTAAAQYQATAHRPVSRGELRPGDLLFWVRRDGFIYHVGLYAGSGQVLHAPRTGRQVEVVPLDSAMPAGDYRGATRA from the coding sequence ATGAACCTGATGAAGGACTACAAGGGCGCGCCCCTGCTGAACGTCGGCGGCGCCGGCTCACAGGCACTGCGGCGGGCGGCCGCTCGGATCGGCACCCCGTACGCCTACGGAGGCGGCGGACCGGCCGGGCCCGGCCGGGGCTTCTGCGACGACGGCAACGGCTTCCTCCGCGGCCGGTGCGCGGTCTCCTCCACCGTCGGGTTCGACTGCAGCAGCTTGGTCCAGTACGCCTACTGGCCCCACACCCAACTCCCCCGCACCGCCGCCGCGCAGTACCAGGCCACGGCACACCGGCCCGTCTCCCGCGGTGAACTCCGTCCGGGCGACCTGCTCTTCTGGGTCCGCCGGGATGGGTTCATCTACCACGTCGGCCTCTACGCGGGCTCCGGCCAAGTCCTCCACGCACCCCGCACAGGCCGCCAGGTCGAGGTCGTCCCGCTCGACTCCGCCATGCCCGCAGGCGACTACCGCGGCGCGACCCGGGCGTGA
- a CDS encoding transposase domain-containing protein, with amino-acid sequence MTARLVDRIGLGDLTEVYPPELVDAALAKFRTREVRIRLLPPRLMVYFVLARALFSGEPYREVLRTLAEAVRREDGWGAWRVPDKAAVFRARQNLGVEVLRELLLHAGAAVADERTPRALWRGLRLMAVDGTTLQAAV; translated from the coding sequence ATGACCGCTCGGTTGGTGGACCGGATCGGGTTGGGGGACCTGACGGAGGTATATCCGCCGGAGCTGGTGGACGCGGCGTTGGCGAAGTTCCGGACCCGTGAAGTGCGGATTCGGCTGCTGCCGCCGAGGTTGATGGTGTACTTCGTGCTCGCGCGAGCGTTGTTCTCCGGCGAGCCGTACCGAGAGGTTCTTCGGACGCTGGCCGAGGCGGTGCGGCGTGAGGACGGGTGGGGTGCCTGGCGGGTGCCGGACAAAGCGGCAGTCTTCCGTGCTCGCCAGAACCTCGGGGTGGAGGTGCTGCGTGAGCTGCTGCTTCATGCCGGGGCAGCGGTGGCGGACGAGCGGACGCCCAGGGCGCTCTGGCGGGGCTTGCGGCTGATGGCTGTCGACGGGACGACGCTGCAGGCCGCCGTCTGA
- a CDS encoding transposase has translation MTSVEDHRVVDVLPTREAGPLAAWLIQHPGVEIICRDRAGAYAEGARRGAPDALQVADRFHLWQGLGRAVETCVAAHRDCLRNPSPTGTLPGATRPDPGRPRDDSAPVGRRAERKKAAHALVHELLAQGHSRRAIARHLGWGLNTVLRYANAARWQDTLRDNRPRPSRLDPYKPYLERRFAAGCTSVTRLHDELVAELAPVTYGMVRAHIATLRGAPSEAPPRPPTVRQVTGWITRHPATLAEEDRAGLKEVLARCPELDTATGHVRDFGEILTDRLGSTLPTWIDAVDTSQLPGLTGFALHLLRDLDAVTAGLTLDWSSGSIEGAVNRIKKIKRQLYGRAGFGLLRKMILLQ, from the coding sequence TTGACCAGCGTCGAAGACCATCGCGTGGTCGATGTACTCCCGACCCGCGAAGCCGGGCCACTGGCCGCCTGGCTAATCCAGCACCCAGGCGTGGAGATCATTTGCCGGGACCGAGCCGGCGCCTACGCCGAGGGCGCCCGCCGCGGTGCCCCCGACGCTCTGCAGGTCGCAGACCGGTTCCATCTGTGGCAGGGCCTCGGCCGAGCCGTTGAGACCTGTGTCGCCGCCCACCGCGACTGCCTGCGCAACCCATCGCCCACCGGCACGCTGCCAGGCGCGACCCGTCCAGACCCCGGTCGGCCGCGGGACGACTCGGCGCCCGTCGGCCGGCGGGCCGAGCGGAAGAAAGCAGCACATGCCCTCGTCCACGAGCTCCTCGCCCAAGGTCACTCACGCCGGGCGATCGCCCGGCACCTGGGCTGGGGCCTCAACACCGTGCTCCGGTACGCGAACGCCGCACGTTGGCAGGACACCCTCCGCGACAACCGGCCCCGGCCCAGCAGACTGGACCCCTACAAGCCCTACCTGGAGCGGCGATTCGCCGCAGGATGCACCAGCGTCACCCGACTGCACGACGAATTGGTTGCTGAGCTCGCTCCTGTCACCTACGGCATGGTCCGCGCGCACATCGCCACTTTGCGCGGGGCTCCATCCGAGGCGCCGCCCCGGCCGCCGACGGTGCGGCAGGTGACCGGCTGGATCACCCGTCACCCCGCGACCCTGGCCGAGGAGGACCGGGCCGGCCTGAAGGAGGTCCTCGCACGCTGCCCCGAACTGGACACGGCAACCGGACATGTTCGCGACTTCGGCGAGATACTCACCGACCGCCTCGGATCCACGCTTCCCACCTGGATCGATGCAGTCGACACCAGCCAGCTACCCGGTCTCACCGGCTTCGCGCTCCATCTGCTCCGAGACCTCGACGCCGTGACAGCCGGGCTCACTCTCGACTGGAGCTCCGGCAGCATCGAGGGCGCCGTCAACCGCATCAAGAAGATCAAAAGGCAGCTCTACGGCCGAGCCGGATTCGGACTGCTCCGCAAGATGATCCTGCTCCAGTGA
- a CDS encoding IS110 family transposase, with protein sequence MPQIWAGVDIGKTHHHCVVLDAEGTKRLSRRVLNDEPELLTLLADVLALDEDVLWAVDVADGMAALWINALLNHGQHLVYIPGLAVNRASAGYRGMGKTDAKDATVIADQARMRRDLTVLRPDDEHAIELRILTNRRADLTADRTRRINRLRGQLTGIFPALERALDLSNNGPLILLSGYQTPAALRRTGRKRLETWLRNRKVRSPEALAAVAMEAAGRQHTAVPGEKIIAQVIHTLAKEVMDLNEQIIEIDKLIAARFREHKLAEVIESMPGIGPLMGAEFLAATAGDMSRYGTADRLASLAGVAPVPRDSGNVSGNLYRPRRYHRGLQRVFYTSALISIRNCDVSRRFYERKRAEGKRHTQAVLALARRRVNVLWALLRDGRCYEHGLSAVSAA encoded by the coding sequence GTGCCCCAGATCTGGGCGGGCGTGGACATCGGCAAGACCCACCACCACTGCGTGGTCCTGGACGCCGAAGGAACGAAGCGGCTCTCGCGCCGGGTCCTGAACGACGAGCCGGAACTTCTGACACTCCTCGCCGACGTACTGGCCCTGGACGAGGATGTGCTCTGGGCGGTCGACGTCGCCGACGGCATGGCCGCCCTATGGATCAACGCGCTGCTCAATCACGGCCAGCACCTGGTTTACATACCGGGCCTGGCGGTCAACCGGGCCTCGGCCGGCTATCGAGGCATGGGCAAGACAGACGCCAAGGACGCGACCGTCATCGCCGACCAGGCCCGGATGCGCCGGGACCTGACCGTGCTACGGCCGGATGACGAGCACGCCATCGAGTTGCGAATCCTCACCAACCGCCGTGCCGACCTGACTGCTGATCGCACCCGCAGGATCAACCGACTTCGCGGTCAACTCACAGGTATTTTCCCTGCCTTGGAACGGGCACTGGACCTGAGCAACAACGGTCCACTGATCCTGCTGAGCGGCTACCAGACCCCTGCTGCCCTGCGTCGCACCGGCCGTAAACGGCTGGAAACGTGGCTGCGTAACCGCAAGGTCCGCAGCCCCGAAGCCCTCGCCGCGGTCGCCATGGAAGCTGCCGGGCGACAGCACACCGCCGTCCCGGGGGAGAAGATCATCGCGCAGGTGATCCATACCTTGGCCAAGGAGGTGATGGACCTTAACGAGCAGATCATCGAGATCGACAAGCTAATTGCGGCCCGGTTTCGTGAGCACAAGCTCGCCGAAGTGATCGAGAGCATGCCCGGCATTGGCCCGCTGATGGGAGCCGAGTTCCTCGCCGCCACCGCCGGCGATATGAGCCGCTATGGCACAGCCGACCGCCTGGCCAGCCTCGCCGGCGTCGCGCCGGTGCCTCGGGACTCCGGCAACGTCAGCGGTAACCTCTACCGCCCCAGGCGCTACCACCGCGGCCTGCAACGCGTGTTCTACACCTCCGCGCTCATCAGCATCCGCAACTGCGACGTCTCGCGGCGCTTCTACGAACGCAAACGCGCCGAAGGCAAGCGACACACGCAGGCAGTCCTCGCCCTTGCCCGACGGCGCGTCAACGTTCTGTGGGCCCTACTCCGTGATGGACGGTGCTACGAGCATGGACTCTCCGCTGTATCTGCGGCTTGA
- the istB gene encoding IS21-like element helper ATPase IstB: MTGIALLDPTTEPAAEALAPAPTPLPSPPAPPPIPAELENVLKRMRFPYLRKAAPSVLATARSQRWDPAEVVRILLEEEIKGREAATRRSHRKQANLPTGKTFDSWREEDSSIPAPTQQALMTLEWIGRSENLAIAGPSGTGKSHFAEALAHKAIDRGMQVAWFSLESLTAHVGRATVDNTVAKAIAKITRAHLIILDDIGMLPSGQAAAEAFYRVIDAAYERRSVIVTSNLHPSGFDTIMPKTLATAAVDRLLHHAHIVLTEGTSLRLTQATTGRGVKPLS, encoded by the coding sequence ATGACCGGCATCGCGTTGCTGGACCCGACGACCGAACCGGCCGCCGAGGCCCTGGCTCCCGCACCCACCCCGCTGCCTTCCCCACCGGCCCCACCGCCGATCCCGGCCGAGCTGGAGAACGTGCTGAAGCGGATGCGGTTCCCCTATCTCCGCAAGGCCGCCCCGTCGGTGCTGGCCACGGCCCGTTCGCAACGCTGGGACCCGGCCGAGGTCGTGCGGATCCTACTGGAAGAAGAGATCAAGGGCCGTGAGGCGGCCACCCGTCGCAGCCACCGCAAGCAGGCCAACCTGCCCACCGGCAAGACGTTCGACTCCTGGCGCGAGGAGGACTCCTCCATCCCGGCCCCGACCCAGCAGGCGTTGATGACGCTGGAGTGGATCGGCCGTTCTGAGAACCTCGCCATCGCCGGCCCGTCGGGCACCGGCAAGAGCCACTTCGCCGAGGCCCTGGCCCACAAGGCCATCGACCGGGGCATGCAAGTCGCCTGGTTCAGTCTCGAATCGCTCACGGCCCACGTCGGGCGGGCCACCGTCGACAACACCGTCGCCAAGGCGATCGCGAAGATCACCAGGGCTCACCTGATCATCCTCGACGACATCGGGATGCTGCCATCCGGCCAGGCGGCCGCCGAGGCGTTCTACCGGGTCATCGACGCAGCCTACGAACGGCGTTCGGTGATCGTGACCTCGAACCTCCACCCCTCGGGCTTCGACACGATCATGCCCAAGACGCTCGCCACGGCCGCGGTCGACCGGCTCCTGCACCACGCGCACATCGTCCTGACCGAAGGCACCAGCCTCCGGCTCACCCAGGCAACCACGGGCAGAGGCGTCAAGCCACTGAGCTGA
- a CDS encoding transposase has protein sequence MTSVEDHRVVDVLPTREAGPLAVWLVRHPGVEIICRDRAGAYAEGARRGAPDALQVADRFHLWQGLGRAVETCVAAHRDCLSNPSPSGMLPEATRLASGRPQDDSVPAGRRAERKKAAHALVHKLLAQGHSRRAIARHLGWGLNTVLRYANAARWQDTIRDNRPRPSRLDPYKPYPERRFAAGCTSVTHLHNELVADNAPVTYQMVRAHIATLRGAPADAPPRPPTVRQVTGWLTRHPTALSEDDRAGLKDVLARCPELDTAAGHVRAFGEILTGRLGATLLTWIDTVEASQLPGLRGFALHLLRDLDAVTAGLTLDWSSGSIEGAVNRIKKIKRQLYGRAGFELLRKMILLQ, from the coding sequence TTGACCAGCGTCGAAGACCATCGCGTGGTCGATGTGCTCCCGACGCGTGAGGCCGGGCCGCTGGCCGTGTGGCTGGTCCGTCACCCAGGCGTGGAGATCATCTGCCGGGACCGGGCGGGCGCCTACGCCGAAGGCGCCCGGCGCGGTGCCCCCGACGCTCTGCAGGTCGCCGACCGGTTCCATCTGTGGCAGGGCCTCGGCCGGGCCGTGGAGACCTGCGTCGCCGCCCATCGCGACTGTCTGAGCAATCCTTCGCCCAGCGGCATGCTGCCGGAGGCCACCCGACTGGCTTCCGGTCGGCCGCAGGACGACTCGGTACCAGCCGGCCGGCGGGCCGAGCGGAAGAAGGCAGCACATGCCCTGGTCCACAAGCTTCTTGCTCAAGGTCACTCACGTCGGGCGATTGCCCGGCACCTGGGCTGGGGCCTCAACACCGTGCTCCGGTACGCGAACGCCGCACGCTGGCAGGACACCATCCGCGACAACCGGCCCCGACCCAGCAGGCTCGACCCCTACAAGCCCTACCCGGAGCGCCGATTCGCCGCGGGATGCACCAGCGTCACCCACCTCCACAATGAACTCGTCGCCGACAACGCACCCGTCACTTACCAAATGGTCCGCGCCCACATCGCCACCCTCCGCGGGGCTCCGGCCGACGCACCGCCCCGGCCCCCGACGGTGCGCCAGGTGACCGGCTGGCTCACCCGACACCCCACCGCGCTGAGCGAGGACGACCGCGCCGGCCTCAAGGATGTCCTGGCACGCTGCCCCGAACTGGACACGGCCGCCGGGCATGTCCGCGCCTTCGGCGAGATACTCACCGGCCGCCTCGGCGCCACACTTCTCACCTGGATCGACACGGTCGAGGCCAGCCAGCTGCCCGGGCTCAGGGGCTTCGCACTCCACCTGCTCCGGGACCTTGACGCTGTAACAGCCGGGCTCACCCTGGACTGGAGCTCGGGCAGCATCGAGGGCGCCGTGAACCGGATCAAGAAGATCAAGCGACAGCTCTACGGTCGAGCCGGATTTGAACTGCTCCGAAAAATGATCTTGCTTCAGTAG
- a CDS encoding peptidase inhibitor family I36 protein: MIGNTVAKSGFIVGSAIRNLAIAAASVVVAASGLIAGAGQASASESTVSGWNTASAPVRCSVNIQRKDVCLYYSPGAEGAMWWTSFSYDAAIDGTFSDDGYGSAGAGQQVRNNAASAENSTACRLGIWVYPNYVGDVNWVPAYRGGNLTSNLRNNEASIGYYDPVNCPGVGVDALR; the protein is encoded by the coding sequence TTGATAGGGAACACCGTTGCCAAGTCCGGCTTCATCGTCGGATCGGCCATCCGCAACCTCGCCATCGCCGCTGCGTCGGTCGTTGTAGCTGCCTCGGGCCTCATTGCCGGGGCAGGTCAGGCCAGCGCCTCTGAGTCGACCGTCAGCGGCTGGAACACCGCCTCGGCACCCGTCCGCTGTAGCGTGAACATCCAACGCAAGGACGTCTGCCTCTACTACTCCCCGGGTGCAGAGGGTGCGATGTGGTGGACCTCTTTCAGCTACGACGCGGCGATCGATGGGACCTTCTCGGATGACGGGTACGGGTCGGCCGGTGCGGGGCAGCAGGTGCGCAACAACGCGGCGTCCGCGGAGAACTCGACGGCGTGCCGACTGGGAATCTGGGTCTATCCCAACTACGTCGGCGACGTCAACTGGGTCCCTGCGTACCGAGGCGGCAACCTCACCTCCAACCTCCGCAACAACGAGGCCTCGATCGGTTATTACGACCCGGTGAACTGCCCCGGCGTCGGCGTTGACGCTCTCCGATAG
- a CDS encoding relaxase domain-containing protein, with protein MVDAKIITAGQMYRYYTRETVVGDGRRRRRTPLRQAQEEAGVPVGRWMGLGLGALGLVAGEEVTEEQLRNLFGEGGRHPDAERLVDERLAMGDSPKMARRAGALGRRVKVVGFDFVFRPQPTIYLLWALGDEGTRLAIEAAHERAIERVLEWIEDHVAVIRSGKDGVYRVRPPGGRVAAPCSEARVGCSRGRKTWTRMLCVARAGRSRRSPGI; from the coding sequence ATGGTGGACGCGAAGATCATTACGGCTGGGCAGATGTACCGGTACTACACGCGCGAGACTGTCGTCGGTGACGGGCGCCGCCGTAGGCGGACGCCGCTGAGGCAGGCTCAGGAAGAGGCTGGTGTCCCGGTCGGGCGCTGGATGGGCCTCGGGCTCGGCGCTCTCGGGCTGGTGGCGGGTGAGGAGGTCACCGAGGAGCAGCTGCGCAACCTCTTCGGTGAGGGAGGCCGACACCCGGACGCGGAGCGGCTCGTGGACGAACGGCTTGCCATGGGTGACTCCCCGAAGATGGCGCGGCGGGCCGGGGCGCTGGGGCGGCGGGTGAAGGTCGTCGGCTTCGACTTCGTCTTCCGGCCGCAGCCGACGATCTACCTCTTGTGGGCCCTGGGGGATGAGGGGACCCGGCTGGCGATCGAGGCCGCGCACGAGCGCGCGATCGAGCGGGTGCTGGAGTGGATCGAGGACCACGTCGCAGTGATCCGGTCCGGCAAGGACGGCGTCTACCGGGTGCGGCCGCCCGGCGGTCGGGTCGCAGCCCCCTGTTCGGAGGCCCGTGTCGGATGCTCACGCGGGAGGAAGACGTGGACGCGCATGCTCTGCGTCGCCAGGGCTGGACGATCTCGGCGATCGCCCGGCATCTGA
- a CDS encoding transposase family protein, with translation MQTDAPFWDSLVFAGIDEVDIEAVTAAFGTVEVVARGRAAGSACPDCGRFSERVHDRYQRRLKDLPLAEQGFVIRLTVRRFICGAADCPRRTFAEPFSRLAAPHARFTTRLNHVLERVGLALAGRAGVGWLPSLASAREG, from the coding sequence ATGCAGACCGATGCACCGTTCTGGGACTCGCTGGTGTTCGCCGGGATCGACGAAGTGGATATCGAGGCGGTGACGGCCGCGTTCGGCACGGTCGAGGTGGTGGCGAGAGGCCGCGCGGCCGGCTCTGCATGTCCGGACTGCGGCCGCTTCTCGGAACGAGTCCACGACCGATACCAGCGCAGGCTGAAGGACCTTCCGCTCGCTGAGCAGGGCTTCGTGATCCGGCTGACGGTCCGGCGCTTCATCTGCGGAGCGGCGGACTGCCCGCGCCGGACGTTCGCCGAGCCGTTCTCCCGGCTGGCCGCACCGCACGCACGGTTCACGACACGGCTCAACCACGTCCTGGAGCGAGTGGGGCTCGCGCTGGCCGGGCGGGCCGGAGTCGGCTGGCTGCCCAGCTTGGCTTCGGCGCGGGAAGGATGA
- the istA gene encoding IS21 family transposase: protein MEIFEALDATECAHSAAVLAGVDPKTVRRYARMRDTGRPVTGPVQRPKMIDPFMPKIEEWVERSEGRVRADKLHERLVLLGFTGDERTTRRAVARAKAAWRAGKQRTYRPWITEPGLWLQFDWGWGPKVPGPGGGEPRVTLLFCAWLAWSRFRVVIPTWDRTLPTLVACIDSTLRAIGGAPTYALTDNEKTVTIDRVAGVAVRHPEVVATGRHYGMQVHTCVPFDPESKGGSEATVRIAKADLVPTTANLRKEYDSFAELRGECAIFCQMVNNRIHRETGRTPASMLDIERTRLHPLPVEPHTLALGESRQVLRDQTVRFGSVRYSTPAGLVGQEAWVRVDGDELVVVTDLARLVRRPEWLQGPAGLAEVARHQIALPGRPVIDPAHYPNHPQEMDGSPKPPRPKPVDDAETAFLALGPGAKSWLIEAAAAGTTRMRVKMAAAVELAALVGVAEVDISLGLAATAGRFAEDDLLSIVTHRKSGVRPADLVVADEAHSVQPGTSAWADFGRTNSGPAERNLRP, encoded by the coding sequence ATGGAAATCTTCGAGGCCCTGGACGCCACCGAGTGCGCGCATTCGGCGGCTGTGCTGGCGGGGGTCGATCCGAAGACCGTGCGGAGGTACGCACGGATGAGGGACACCGGTCGGCCGGTCACCGGCCCGGTCCAGCGGCCGAAGATGATCGACCCGTTCATGCCGAAGATCGAGGAATGGGTCGAACGCTCCGAGGGCAGGGTCCGCGCGGACAAGCTCCACGAGCGCCTGGTCCTGCTGGGGTTCACCGGCGACGAGCGCACGACCCGGCGGGCGGTGGCCCGGGCGAAGGCGGCCTGGCGGGCCGGCAAACAGCGGACTTACCGGCCCTGGATCACCGAGCCGGGGCTGTGGCTGCAGTTCGACTGGGGCTGGGGGCCGAAGGTTCCCGGCCCGGGCGGCGGCGAGCCGCGGGTGACGCTGCTGTTCTGCGCTTGGCTGGCCTGGTCGCGGTTCCGGGTGGTGATCCCGACCTGGGACCGGACCCTGCCGACCCTGGTGGCCTGCATCGATTCCACTTTGCGGGCGATCGGCGGGGCTCCGACGTATGCGCTGACGGACAACGAGAAGACGGTGACGATCGACCGGGTCGCCGGCGTCGCGGTCCGTCACCCCGAAGTCGTCGCGACCGGACGGCATTACGGGATGCAGGTCCATACATGTGTCCCGTTCGACCCCGAGTCGAAGGGCGGGTCGGAGGCGACGGTCCGGATCGCGAAGGCGGACCTGGTGCCGACGACGGCGAATCTGCGCAAGGAGTACGACAGCTTCGCCGAACTCCGCGGCGAGTGCGCGATCTTCTGCCAGATGGTGAACAACCGGATCCACCGCGAGACCGGCAGAACCCCCGCCTCGATGCTCGACATCGAGCGGACCCGCCTGCATCCGCTGCCCGTCGAACCCCACACTCTCGCGCTCGGCGAGTCCCGCCAGGTGCTGCGGGACCAGACGGTCCGCTTCGGGTCGGTCCGGTATTCGACCCCGGCCGGTCTGGTCGGGCAGGAAGCCTGGGTCCGCGTCGACGGCGACGAGCTGGTGGTCGTGACCGATCTGGCCCGTCTCGTCCGCCGGCCCGAGTGGCTGCAAGGACCCGCCGGGCTCGCGGAGGTCGCCCGGCACCAGATCGCTCTGCCCGGACGGCCGGTCATCGACCCCGCCCACTATCCGAACCATCCGCAGGAGATGGACGGTTCGCCCAAGCCTCCTCGGCCGAAGCCCGTCGACGACGCTGAGACCGCCTTCCTGGCGCTCGGGCCAGGGGCGAAGTCGTGGCTGATCGAGGCCGCGGCGGCCGGAACGACCCGGATGCGGGTGAAGATGGCCGCCGCCGTCGAGCTCGCCGCCCTGGTCGGCGTCGCCGAGGTCGATATCTCCCTCGGTCTGGCGGCGACCGCGGGCCGGTTCGCCGAGGACGACCTGTTGTCGATCGTCACCCACCGCAAGTCCGGCGTCCGTCCCGCTGACCTCGTCGTCGCGGACGAGGCCCACTCCGTTCAGCCCGGCACTTCCGCATGGGCTGACTTCGGCCGCACCAACAGCGGCCCCGCCGAAAGGAATCTGCGTCCATGA